In Acidobacteriota bacterium, a genomic segment contains:
- a CDS encoding NADP-dependent oxidoreductase: MSQRMNRQWRLAARPKGRIEESDFQWVEEPVRALSDGEVLVRNIYLSLDPANRGWVSEGPSYVEPVGVGDVMRG; encoded by the coding sequence ATGAGTCAACGCATGAACCGTCAGTGGCGGCTTGCAGCCAGGCCCAAGGGCCGTATCGAGGAATCAGACTTTCAGTGGGTGGAGGAGCCGGTACGCGCGCTTTCGGATGGCGAGGTACTGGTCCGCAACATCTATCTGTCCCTCGACCCTGCGAATCGGGGATGGGTTAGCGAGGGACCGTCCTACGTCGAACCTGTCGGAGTGGGCGACGTCATGCGCGGGC